Sequence from the Streptomyces sp. NBC_00440 genome:
TCCGCTATGGCGCACAGTGCGCGGAGATGCCGCACTTCAAGGTCCATGGAACCCGAGAGTAGGGGTGCGCCCGGGGCGGCACCAGACCATCAAACCCCCACCGATAGCCCCAAGTTATCGCCAGTTGCCATCATCCCGGCGGGGCGCCCGCACAGCACACTCTCCGGTACCACCCGTTCACCCCCACACCGGACGAGTAGGAGCCCCCCACATGAAGCACCGTAATACCGCGTTGTCCGCGATCCTCGGCCTCGGCATCGCCGCCGCCCTCGGTACCGTGTCCCCCGTCCAGGCGGCCACCTCCACGCAGGCCCCCGTACCGCACACGGCCCAGCTCGGCGCCCAGCACTACGCGAGTGCGAAGCAGGAGGCGGGCAACAAAGCCTTCTTCGACGCCGTCATGAAGTCGGTCGCGAAGAAGCAGGCGGCCCACCCCGGGCTGAAGTCCGTCACCATCACCTACGACGCCTCGGCCGCGCCCAGTTACCAGAGCCAGATAGCGGCCAGCGCCCAGATATGGAACGCCGCGGAGACCAACGTCCAGCTCCAGTCGGGATCGTCCGGCGCCGACTTCTCCTACCGCGAGGGCGACGACCCGCAGGGTTCGTACGCCTCGACGGACGGACACGGCAGCGGCTTCATCTTCCTGGACCACGCGCAGACCCAGGAGTACGACTCGATCCGCGTCACCGCCCACGAGACCGGCCATGTGCTCGGCCTTCCCGACGACTACAGCGGCCCGTGCAGCGAGCTGATGTCGGGCGGCGGCCCCGGCCCGTCCTGCACCAACCGGCAGCCGGACGCGCAGGAGCGCGCCCAGGTCGACTCGCTGTGGGCGAACGGCTTCGCCAAGGCCCTGGCCAAGGTGAACGCGGCGCGCAAGTCCTGACAGCAGCCAGGATCCGGCTGACAGCGGTCACTGTCCGACTGACAGCAGCCAGGATCTGATCCGACACCTAGGCCCTGACGCCACCTCCCCGGCGTCGGCCCCCCACCCCCGCACCCGGCGTCGTTGACGATGTCGGGTGCGGGTGACCTGCCGGGGTGGAACAAGCCGGGCCGGGCCACGCCCGGTCCGGCTCCGCCATGTCCGGGCCGGCCTGAAGCGATGCTGCCCGTGTCCCCCCGGTTCAGCGCTGCGGTGAGGCGATCTCCCGTGCCGCGGCGACCTCCTGGCGCAGTGGGGCGAGGACGCCTTCGTCGTCGCCCTCGATCCGGGTCGGTACCTCCACCAGGGTCGCGCTGGACCGCAGCCCCTGCGCCAGCTCCCGCAACTGCTTGGTCACCTCGCCGACTTCCTCCGGAGCGGGCGGCCGGGCGCCGTGGTCGACGCGTACCCGCGCGGCTGTCGTCGCGTCCACGATCCGTTCCGCCGCGACGACCAGCGGCCACCAGGCGGCGGCCCGCGTGCCGGTCGGCGGCGGTTCGGTCAGGGCCCGCTGGAACTCCGTCCGCACGACCGACAGATCGCGGTAGATCCGCCGCCGCAGCCGCGCCCGGTCGCCGTGATCGCCCGGTGCGGCCGGTGTCCCGGTGGCTTCGCCCGCAGGCCCCGGCCTGCTTCCCCCGCCGAAGGCGCACTCGACATAGCGCGCGCTCTCCTCGACGGCGATGGCCAGCCGGTCGCCGATCCGGCTGTGCCAGCTCTCCGGCCAGAGCAGATAGCCCGCGACCAGGGTGATCCCGCAGCCGATCAGGCTGTCGAGCAGCCGGGGCAGCACCAGATGGAACCCCAGGTGGTTGAGCTGGTCGGAGATCAGCAGGATCACCGGGGTGATGGCCGCGGTCTGGAAGGCGTACCCCTTGGCGGAGACCGCCGGGATCAGCGCCGCGAGGACCACCATCACCGGGACGTCCCACCAGCCGCGCGGTACGACCCCCAGGACCAGCGCGGCGGTGAGCACCCCCACCGCGGTGCCGAGCGCGCGCAGGACCGCGCGGGAGAAGACCGAGCCGAAGTCCGGCTTCAGTACGAAGGTGACGGTGAGCGCGACCCAGTACGAACGGGGGACGCTCACCACCGACACCAGCACCTGCGCGAGGCCGATGCAGAGCGCGAGCCGCAGGCCGTAGCGCCAGGAGGTGGGCGAGAGCAGGACGGTGACGGCGGCCCGGCGGGCCCGGACACCGAGTGCGGCGGGGCGGCCGAGCCGGTCGTCCGCGCCGTAGTGGTCCGGATGGTCGGAGTCCGCGTGGTTGACGACGGCGGCCGCGTGCCGCAGCGCGGCGTTCATGGCGCGGTCGGCGGGCCCCTCGGGCCCGGGGAGCTCCAGGTCGGGCACCGCACCCGACCGGCCCGTGGCGACCACATCGGCCAAGTCCCGGACAGCGGCAGCGATTTCCGGGCGGCGCGAGGCGCGGCCGTGCAGATGGGCCGCTGCGGCCGCCTCGATCAGCGGGACGAGCACATTGAGCTGGGCGAGCAGCCGCACCATCGATGCGCTGCGGCCGTGGTAGTGGGCGCGCCGGGCGAGGATCAGGTCGTACGAGGCGTTGAGCGAGGCGGTCACGGCCTGGCGTCTGACGTCGTACGCGGTCGTGCCCGCGGCCGCGAGCAGCTCGGCGGCTGCACGGTAGGTCGCGGCGACCGCGGTCCGTTCCGGGGTCCGCGCCCGCAGCGGCCAGCCGAGCAGGGCGAGCATCAGCACGAAGAGCCCGCCGAGCGAGAGCAGCAGCGGAGCCTTCCACCAGGGCCCCGGCATCGGGAGGCCCGCGCCGACCACGGAGTTGAGCAGGAGCAGCAGCCCCGAGACGGACGCCACCGCGCCGATCGTGGAGATCATCCCGGAGACCAGCGCGACCAGCGTGAGGACGGCCACCGCGATCCAGCCGTCGCCGTACACGAGGGTGCCGAGCATGACGCCGATCGCGCCGAAGCACTGCGGCACGGCGATGTTGAGGATCCGCATCCGGTACGCGTCGGCGGTGTCGCCGATGACGCCCGAGAGCGCCCCCATGGCGACCAGCGCCCCGTACCCGGGCTGTCCGACGGCGAGGCCGACGGCCAGCGGCGCGGCCAGGGCGATGCTCGCGCGGACCACGGCGGCCCAGGGGATCGGCGCCGACTGCGGGCGCAGCCCCCGGATCAGCCACTCCGGTGGCGAGATCAGCGGCTGCTTCCTCTGTGCGTCTGCGCTGCCGCTGACCGTGTCACCCATGCCAACAAAATACGGCCTGGTGTGCGGATTTCCTCCGCCGCGTACGCCTGCGCCCATGCCGGCGCCCGTGCCCGCGCCCCTGCCTCTGCTCATGCCCGTGCGTGTGTCCGTGCTGATGCCGGTGCCCGGTGCGGCGTCCTGTTACGCCGTACGAGTTGCCGGGACGCGGCTTCGGGTGTGCGCTGGGAGGAGGCGAGCGGAAGGAATCTGCCATGGCCACACCCACGACACTCCGCGGACACCGGCCGGCCCACCGGCGCCCGGCGGCGCACCGGCGCCTCCCGGCAGCGGCCGTGGCGGTGCCGGTCGTCCTCGGCATCGTCTACGCCCTCTACACGGCGTTCATCCTCAGCTCCACCTCGCCCGGCCACCCCTTCAGCACCGCCAAGATCGTGCTCAGCATCGTCTCGGGCCTGGTGCTCGCCGTGCTGGCCTTCGGGTTCGGCCGCATCCAGCACGCGCTGCCGCGCGAGGCGAGGGCCGCCGGGTACGGCGTACTCATCGGCGGAGCGATGGGGTTCCTGTACTCGATGACCGGGTCGAGCGTGCTGTCGTCGTCGTTCATCGGCGCGGGGTTCGGCATCGGCGCCCTGGTCACGACGTTCTACCTCTTCTACACGCACGAGGACTGAGCCCGGCCCGTACGTCCTGGGCGTCCCCGGTCCGTACGTCCTACACCTCGGCGGGCCGGCGCGGGGTCCCGTCGTCCGCTGCCAGCTCCACCAGCGCCAGCGCGACGAGCACGGACAGGGCGATCCCCACCGCGACGCCCGCGGTGGGCCGGTCCCAGACCAGGTAGACGGCGAGCGCGACGGTCACCACCGTCGCGTTCAGCCAGGTCCTGGCGCGCAGCACCCAGAGCCCGGCGCGCCCGGTGCGCAGGCCCATGGCGTCGCGTACGGCGCCGATGGTGCCCCGCCACACCGTCCGCACCCGCACCGCGACCCGTCCGGAGCCGCCCAGCCAGGCGGCGAGCGCCAGCACGGCGCCGACGACGGCGATCATGCGCACCGCCGTTCGCAGGAAGGCCGTCAGCGCGTTGATGACAGCGGCCGCCGCGGGTTCCGGGATGTCGGCCGGCAGCCGGTCCAGATACAGGCTGCGGAAGACGGCGAGCGCCAGGCCGAGCAGCAGGGCACCGGCAGCCACCGCCAGGCCCGCGGTGACCAGGGCGCGTCGTCTGCGCACCGCGAGGAGAACGCCGCCCGCCGCCAGCAGCACGGTCACCATCGGCAGCCAGAGCCCGCCGATCCGCAGCAGCCGGAAGGCGGTGCGCGCCCGGCCGACGGCCTGCGAGTCCAGCACCGTGTACCGGGTGTGCACCGTCGGGATCTTCGACGCGATGGTCAGCCCGCTGTCCGTGAGCTGCTTCTTCGCGGCGTCCGTCACGGGCGCCAGATCGATCGTGAGCGCGCTGCCCCGGTCGCTGGTCAGGGCCTTCTCGGCGGCCGTGTGCGCGGTCCTGTTGAGCTGGGCCCAGACATCCGTGAACGCGTCGCTGTCGACGAACCCCGCGACCGCGCTGTGCACGAGCTCCTTGAGTCCGGAGGCGATCGGCTTGTTCAGCGCGCCGATGGCCAGCTCGATCTCGGCCCGCTCGGCGGGCCCGACCGACTTGAGCAGCGCGTCGACACTGACGTACTTCACGATGGCCTCCGTCGCCCGGTCGGTCACGGCGGACTGCACGGCCGGGTCGGAGGCCAGCGGCCGCATCAGCGCGACATACCGGTCGGTGTCACCCACCACGTCGCGCGTCCAGACGGCGACGGCGGAGACCGGGGTGAGGATCCCGGCGACCACGATCAGCAGGACGGCGAAGAACGACCGCACCCGGCGGCCGGGCGGGTACCTCTCCGGCGGACGCCCCTCCGGCCGTGGTCCCTCCGGCGCGGCGGGCCCGGGCCGTAGCCCGCCGAGTCCGCCCGCGCCGTCGTCCGTCACGTATCCAGGGGATGCCACCGGCCGGGAGCCCGCACTCCGGACGGCGCCATTCGGCCATTTCCGCCGCACGTCCGGTACGCCCCGCGCTACCAGGCCTGGAGCCCTCTCGTCCGGATCAGGCCGGATCCTGCACTAGCCGTTTCCTTGGTCGCCGAGCGCTGAGACGATGGCCGGAAAACGGGAGGAACACATGGCAGAGGTCTTCATGCGCCGCCTGACCAGATGGCAGGCCGAACAGCAGCGGGAGGCCGTCGCGGACACCTATGTCGAGGCATACCGGGGTCCGCGTGGGGAGGAGTTCCACGACCGTCAGCACTTCCTGGAGCGCTTCGCCGAGGACATGCAGCGCCCGGGCTTCGACATGATGGTCGCCGACGGCCCGTCGCTGGCCGGATGTGCGTACGGATACGTCCTGGAGCGCGACGGCGGCCTCTGGCAGGGCTTCCGCGGCGGACTCCCGGTGGACATCGAGGAACTGACCGCGTCGGGGCAGGTGTTCGTGCTGGCCGAGCTGATGGTGCAGCCGTCCTACCGGCGGCAGCGGATCGCCACCCGCCTCGTCGACCAGTTGCTGGTGCGTTCGCGGGCGGCGCTGATCGCGGCCCTGGTGGAACCTTCGAACGAACCGGCCAGGGGCGCGATGCGGGGATGGGGCTGGACCCGCTTCGGCGACGTGCGGCCGCGTGAGCAGCAGGACCCACTGGAGCTGCCGGAGCCGTCGCAGTTGCAGCCGGAGCACACGTACGAGGCATGGAGCCGCGCCATCGTGCACGCGGGCAGCGCGGGGTAGGGGGCGGGCGAAGGAGAGTGGGGAAGGGGATTCGAGCAGGTGAGAGACCCTAGAGCCAGCCGTTGCGGCGGAACCCCCGGTACATGATCAGGCAGGCGGCCGCGATCACCGCCATGGCCAGGGGATAGCCGTACTCCCAGTGCTTCTCCGGCATGTGGTCGAAGTTCATGCCGTACACCCCGCACACCATGGTCGGCACGGCGACTATGGACGCCCACGCGGTGATCTTCCGCATGTCCTCGTTCTGCTCGATGCCCACCTGCGCCAGATGCGCCTGGAGTATGGAGTCGAGCAGTGCGTCGTACGCGGTGGTCTGCTCCGCGATCCGGGTGAGCCGGCCCGCCACGTCGCGGAAGTACGTCCTGATGTCCTGGGTCATCAGCGGCAGCGGCTGCCGGGTGAGCAGCTTCTCCAGCGGGCGGCAGAGCGGGACCACCGCCCGCCTGAACTCCATCAGCTCCCGCTTGAGCACGTAGATCCGCCCGGCGTCACCGCTCGCGGCCTGCTGCGAGAAGACCGTGGACTCGACGGCGTCGATGTCGTCCTGCACGGCGTCGGCGACACAGGCGTACTGCTCGACGACGCGGTCGGCGATGGCGTGCAGCACGGCGGCCGGGCCCTTGGCGAGCTGACCGGGGTCCGCCTCCAGGGCCTCGCGCAGCGGGCCGAGCGAGCCGTGCCGGCCGCGCCTGACGGTGAGGACGAAGTCGGCGCCCGTGAAGACGACCAGCTCTCCGGTGTCGACGATCTCGCTGGTGGTGGTCAGCTCCTGGTGCTCGACGTAACCGACGGTCTTGAGCACGGTGAAGAGTGTGTCGCCATAGGTGTCGATCTTCGGGCGCGGATGCGGGCGCAGCGCGTCCTCGATGGCGAGCCGGTGCAGCCCGAACAGTTCCCCGAGCGTGGCGAGTTCCGTCTGCTCCGGCTCGTGCAGCCCGATCCAGACGAAGCCGCTGCCCTCCGCTCTGACCCGGCGCAGTGCCTCGTCCGCCGGGCAGTCGCCCGGCTGCCGGACACCGTCGCGGTAGACCACGCAGTTCACGACCGCGCTGCCGAGCGGGGAGCGGGCGGGGTGGCTGAGATCGACCGTGGGGTGGTGGGGACGCCGCACGGCACGGCTCAGGGTGCGGAACATCGGCATGGGGGCTGCTCCTTCGGCGGACCGCGGGCCAGTGTGCCACCGCCGGTCCGCGCAGCTGAGGGCCGGTACCGCTCAAGGATCCGGGGGCGCCGCTCCGACCAGCCCGCAGTGGCGGCTACAGCCCAGCGACGACGTACAGCCCCGGGAGAACTACAGCCCCGGGACGAGCTGACGAGCTGACGAGCTACAGCCCCGCTGCGGCGGCTGCCTCGCGGAACACCGCCTCCAGCATCGGCCGCGTCAGCAGCCCGGTGTTCACATTGCGCCGGCTCGGGTGGTAGCAGCCGAAGAGCCGCAGCTCGTCGCGGCCGTCCGTACCGGCGAGCACCACCTGCGCGCCGTGGCCGAACACCGGCCGCGGCCGGGGCAGCCGCCAGCCCGCATCGGCGAGTACGGGCAGCAGGGCCTGCCAGCCGAAGCCGCCGAGCACCACCACCGCGCGCAGCCCGGGGCGCAGCAGCGCCAGCTCCGCGGCGAGCCAGGGCCGGCAGGTGTCGCGCTCCTCGGTGGTGGGCTTGTTCTGCGGCGGCGCACAGTGCACCGGGGCGGCCATCCGTACTCCGCGCAGGGTGAGCCCGTCGTCGGCGGCGGTGGCGGTCGGCTGCGATGCGAGGCCGACGGCGTGCAGCCCCGCGACCAGGAAGTCGCCCGCCGGGTCGCCGGTGAACATCCGCCCGGTCCGGTTCCCGCCGTGCGCCGCGGGTGCCAGCCCCACCACGGCCAGCGCGGCTTCGGCGGGGCCGAAGCCGGGAACGGGCCGCCCCCAGTACTCCTGGTCCCGGTACGCCGCCCGCTTCTCCACGGCCACCTGCTCCCGCCAGGTCACCAGCCGGGGACAGGCACGGCAGTCGACCACCTGGGCGTCCAGCGCGCCGAGTGTGGCGCAGCCGGGCGCCCGGCGGGCAGGGAAGGACCGGTCGTCGGCCCCCGGCTGCGGCTCTGAAGCTCTGGACTGCGACGGCTTCGTGGGCTGCGACGGCTTCCTGGACTCGGACGACGTCCTGGACTGCGACGACGCACTGGACTCCGGTGACTCGGCCATCCGGCCACGGTACGGGGCGGACGCACAAGGCTCCCGGCGGCGCGGAAAACCTGTCGCCCGGCCGGGACGCGCGCCGATAACCTCGCGAGGCCCCAATCAACGGGCCCGGAAGCAACGGGCCCGGAAGAGTTCAGAGCAGCTCAGAGAAATCAGCGAAAGAGGAAGACGATGCGGCAGTTCCACGGATTCATCAGGCCGTCCCTCTCTTCCACCCCCACTGAGGACCTCTGTGCACGACGCCATCCTGAATCCCGGAACGACCCTGAACCTGGGCGTGCTCGCCCACATCGACGCCGGTAAGACCAGCCTCACCGAACGGCTGCTGCTCGACAACGGCGCCATCTCCGAACTCGGCAGCGTCGACGCCGGCAGTACGCAGACGGACACCGGCGAGATCGAGCGCGAGCGTGGCATCACCATCCGTTCGGCGGTGGCGCCCTTCGCCGTCAGAGGCGCCGGTGGGATGCAGATCAACCTGGTGGACACCCCGGGCCATCCCGACTTCATCGCCGAGGTCGAGCGGGCGCTGTCCGTGCTCGACGGCGCGGTTCTCGTGCTGTCCGCCGTCGAAGGCGTACAGGCGCAGACCTGTGTCCTGCTGAGGTCGCTGCGCCGGCTGCGGCTGCCGACGCTGCTCTTCGTCAACAAGATCGACCGCACGGGTGCGCGCTCCGACAGCCTGCTGGCCGACATCCGCGCCCGGCTCACCCCGGACATCCTCGCCATGAGTGCGGTACGGGACGCGGGAACGGCAGCCGCCCGTACGGCCGTACGGCCCCTGGAGCAGCCCGGGTTCCGCAGGGCGGCCGCCGAGGCGCTGGCCGAACACGACGAGGCCCTGCTGGCCCGGCTGGTGGCGGGCGAGCTGCCGCCGGCCGACGACGTACGGGCCCGGCTGACCCGGCAGTGCGGGGCCGGGCTGCTGCACCCGGTCTTCTTCGGCTCGGCCCTGACCGGCGAGGGCATCGCCGCACTCACGGACGGCATCACCACGCTGCTGCGCCCGCAGCGGACCACCCCGGAGGCCCCCGCAGCCGCCCCGCGCGGCACGGTCTTCGCCGTCGAGCGCACGGGCGCAGGCGAGAAGGTCGCCTACCTCAGGCTGTTCTCGGGAGAGGTACGCGAACGGCAGCGCATCACCTACTGGCAGCGTGAACCCGGCGGGAAACAGACCGAGTTCAGCGGCCGGATCACCGGACTCGACGTCGTAACCGCCCCCGTCGTGTCCGTCCCGGGCGTCCCCGGCGTCCCTGGCGTCCCCGGTGCCCCTCGTGCGCACGGCGCCGCGGGCGGGAAGCCCGGCCGGCGGCTGACGGCGGGCAGCATCGGCCGGGTGCGCGGTCTGCCCGGCATCCGGGTCGGGGACCGGGTGGGCGCGCCCGGTGACCGGCCGGAGCAGTACCACTTCTCGCCGCCGAGCCTGGAGACGGTCGTACGGGCGGGTGGCCCCGGGCAGGAGGCGCGGCTGCACGCGGCCCTGCTGGCGCTGGCGGACGAGGACCCGCTGATCCGTACCCGGGCTGCGGGCGGCGGCGCGACCTCCGTGCTGCTCTACGGGGCGGTGCAGCAGGAGGTGCTCGCGGCGCGGCTGGAGCGGGACTTCGGCCTGAAGGTGGTGTTCGAGCCGGTCCGCCCGGTGTACTTCGAGCGGCCGGCCGGCCGGGGTGAGGCGGTCACCGAGATCGACCCGCACGGCGCCAACGACTTCCTGGCGACGGTGGGCCTGCGCGTCGAACCGGCCCCGCGCGGCGCCGGTGTCATCTTCGCGCGCGAGACCGAGTGGGGTGTGCTGCCCCGCGCCTTCCACCGCGCCATCGAGGAGTCCGCGCTGCGGACCCTGCAACAGGGCCTGTACGGCTGGGAGGTGACCGACTGCACGGTCACGCTCACCCGGACCGGTTATGTGGCGCCGCTCACCGTCGCCGCGCACTTCCGGCAGCTCACGCCGCTGGTCCTGATGCGGGCGCTGAAACGCGCGGGCAGCCGGGTCTTCGAGCCGTGCCAGACGCTGGAGGCGGAGATTCCGGTGGACGCGCTCAACGCTGTCGTCGGCTGTCTCGTCCCGCTCGGGGCCGAGGTCACGGGCTCCACCGAGGCCGGCCCGTCCTGGCTGGTCACGGCGGAACTGCCGGTCAGGCGGGTGCAGGAGTTCCAGAGGGCGCTGCCGGGACTGACCCGCGGGGAGGGAGCGGTATGGTCCCGCCCGGGGCAGGACCGACCGGTACGCGGCCCGGTGCCGAACCGGCCGCGCACCGACGGAAATCCCCTGAACCGGGAGGAGTACATGAGGTTCCTCGCCGACCGCAGCCTCGCCGACCGCGGCCTCGCCGACTGAGGTACGGGCCGGGGGCGGGGGGCGTACAGGGACGGCACCGTACGCCCCCGCCTTCCTCCCCCGCGCCCCCCCGCCTCAGCCGAGCGGCTTGTCCAGGACCGCCTTGCGGTGGCTGAACGTCTCCAGCGAGTACCGGCCGTGGTAGCGGCCCATCCCGCTCTCCCCCACCCCGCCGAACGGCAGCTCGGGCA
This genomic interval carries:
- a CDS encoding uracil-DNA glycosylase, which encodes MAESPESSASSQSRTSSESRKPSQPTKPSQSRASEPQPGADDRSFPARRAPGCATLGALDAQVVDCRACPRLVTWREQVAVEKRAAYRDQEYWGRPVPGFGPAEAALAVVGLAPAAHGGNRTGRMFTGDPAGDFLVAGLHAVGLASQPTATAADDGLTLRGVRMAAPVHCAPPQNKPTTEERDTCRPWLAAELALLRPGLRAVVVLGGFGWQALLPVLADAGWRLPRPRPVFGHGAQVVLAGTDGRDELRLFGCYHPSRRNVNTGLLTRPMLEAVFREAAAAAGL
- the snpA gene encoding snapalysin, giving the protein MKHRNTALSAILGLGIAAALGTVSPVQAATSTQAPVPHTAQLGAQHYASAKQEAGNKAFFDAVMKSVAKKQAAHPGLKSVTITYDASAAPSYQSQIAASAQIWNAAETNVQLQSGSSGADFSYREGDDPQGSYASTDGHGSGFIFLDHAQTQEYDSIRVTAHETGHVLGLPDDYSGPCSELMSGGGPGPSCTNRQPDAQERAQVDSLWANGFAKALAKVNAARKS
- a CDS encoding FUSC family protein; the protein is MGDTVSGSADAQRKQPLISPPEWLIRGLRPQSAPIPWAAVVRASIALAAPLAVGLAVGQPGYGALVAMGALSGVIGDTADAYRMRILNIAVPQCFGAIGVMLGTLVYGDGWIAVAVLTLVALVSGMISTIGAVASVSGLLLLLNSVVGAGLPMPGPWWKAPLLLSLGGLFVLMLALLGWPLRARTPERTAVAATYRAAAELLAAAGTTAYDVRRQAVTASLNASYDLILARRAHYHGRSASMVRLLAQLNVLVPLIEAAAAAHLHGRASRRPEIAAAVRDLADVVATGRSGAVPDLELPGPEGPADRAMNAALRHAAAVVNHADSDHPDHYGADDRLGRPAALGVRARRAAVTVLLSPTSWRYGLRLALCIGLAQVLVSVVSVPRSYWVALTVTFVLKPDFGSVFSRAVLRALGTAVGVLTAALVLGVVPRGWWDVPVMVVLAALIPAVSAKGYAFQTAAITPVILLISDQLNHLGFHLVLPRLLDSLIGCGITLVAGYLLWPESWHSRIGDRLAIAVEESARYVECAFGGGSRPGPAGEATGTPAAPGDHGDRARLRRRIYRDLSVVRTEFQRALTEPPPTGTRAAAWWPLVVAAERIVDATTAARVRVDHGARPPAPEEVGEVTKQLRELAQGLRSSATLVEVPTRIEGDDEGVLAPLRQEVAAAREIASPQR
- a CDS encoding GNAT family N-acetyltransferase, producing the protein MAEVFMRRLTRWQAEQQREAVADTYVEAYRGPRGEEFHDRQHFLERFAEDMQRPGFDMMVADGPSLAGCAYGYVLERDGGLWQGFRGGLPVDIEELTASGQVFVLAELMVQPSYRRQRIATRLVDQLLVRSRAALIAALVEPSNEPARGAMRGWGWTRFGDVRPREQQDPLELPEPSQLQPEHTYEAWSRAIVHAGSAG
- the corA gene encoding magnesium/cobalt transporter CorA, with the protein product MPMFRTLSRAVRRPHHPTVDLSHPARSPLGSAVVNCVVYRDGVRQPGDCPADEALRRVRAEGSGFVWIGLHEPEQTELATLGELFGLHRLAIEDALRPHPRPKIDTYGDTLFTVLKTVGYVEHQELTTTSEIVDTGELVVFTGADFVLTVRRGRHGSLGPLREALEADPGQLAKGPAAVLHAIADRVVEQYACVADAVQDDIDAVESTVFSQQAASGDAGRIYVLKRELMEFRRAVVPLCRPLEKLLTRQPLPLMTQDIRTYFRDVAGRLTRIAEQTTAYDALLDSILQAHLAQVGIEQNEDMRKITAWASIVAVPTMVCGVYGMNFDHMPEKHWEYGYPLAMAVIAAACLIMYRGFRRNGWL
- a CDS encoding translation factor GTPase family protein, whose translation is MHDAILNPGTTLNLGVLAHIDAGKTSLTERLLLDNGAISELGSVDAGSTQTDTGEIERERGITIRSAVAPFAVRGAGGMQINLVDTPGHPDFIAEVERALSVLDGAVLVLSAVEGVQAQTCVLLRSLRRLRLPTLLFVNKIDRTGARSDSLLADIRARLTPDILAMSAVRDAGTAAARTAVRPLEQPGFRRAAAEALAEHDEALLARLVAGELPPADDVRARLTRQCGAGLLHPVFFGSALTGEGIAALTDGITTLLRPQRTTPEAPAAAPRGTVFAVERTGAGEKVAYLRLFSGEVRERQRITYWQREPGGKQTEFSGRITGLDVVTAPVVSVPGVPGVPGVPGAPRAHGAAGGKPGRRLTAGSIGRVRGLPGIRVGDRVGAPGDRPEQYHFSPPSLETVVRAGGPGQEARLHAALLALADEDPLIRTRAAGGGATSVLLYGAVQQEVLAARLERDFGLKVVFEPVRPVYFERPAGRGEAVTEIDPHGANDFLATVGLRVEPAPRGAGVIFARETEWGVLPRAFHRAIEESALRTLQQGLYGWEVTDCTVTLTRTGYVAPLTVAAHFRQLTPLVLMRALKRAGSRVFEPCQTLEAEIPVDALNAVVGCLVPLGAEVTGSTEAGPSWLVTAELPVRRVQEFQRALPGLTRGEGAVWSRPGQDRPVRGPVPNRPRTDGNPLNREEYMRFLADRSLADRGLAD